In the Vicia villosa cultivar HV-30 ecotype Madison, WI unplaced genomic scaffold, Vvil1.0 ctg.000030F_1_1, whole genome shotgun sequence genome, GCTATGTATTGTGTAAATTGGTTAAGGAAATGATTATTACTTCATGTATTGTAACTTCAAATACTTAAAATCTGATCAGGAGAGCCCGCACATATACTAATCCTTATTTCCGCTTTTATGTTTATGTTCGGTTTCATGTTTGGAGCCATCAAAATTGATTCTGAAAGTGCAAAATTGATATAGACATGTTCGTTTGCTCTAGAAtataattgtttttgtttttaaaatttatccTGAATTCAAACTAagatttataattttttagttttaacTTCATATTTATCCCAAAGTAAAGTTTATTGTTGAAGCCACTTTTATGCTAGTGTATCTAAATCCAACCACGTTATTTTACATTCAATTTTCATTTTATGTGAAATCAATTTATTTAACAAGTAGTTTTTTCACCATAAAACAACCAAACATTCACCAAAAGTCATGACACTTTTTTGTCACTTTTGGTTTAATGCCTCTGGGGGACATTCTTGAATTTGATTCCTTTAATTTTTCCAATACTGTGAATGCCTATACCTGTCTTTATTTTCTACTTTTAGGAACTTCTTTGGGAGGATAAAGTTCCCTCTAAGGCTTTTACTATGTACACCTAATGGGTTAACCCTAATATAGGTTGCTTTAGAAGTTACATATATTGTTATGGGTGTTCATTGCCCCCTTAGTATTTACTCTCAAAGTTTTAAATATCCGAAATGACCCTCTCGTACCGTTCGGATTTCCAATGCACAAATAGGGTGTAAGGTTTTGGATTTTGAGTGGTGCGAGAGGggcatttttgaaaattccatAGAATTTGAGAATAATACTAAGGGTGCCCTGAGCCACCCTATCCTAGAAGCACATTTGCAACCACCCTATCCTATAACCATATTTTGATTCAtatgaaaaataagaaaatatagtGGGCTGTTTACCATATAAAAGTTATTTTGAATAAAGGGATTGCTTAATTTGTCATTAGAGAAGACATGTTGCACCGAAAAGTTAGACATTGTCTCAAGCAACTTTAGGTGGTGTCTAAGTCTCCTCTTAGACCTAGAGTTCAACATAATTTTCCTACCCTCTACTTTAACACTATTTTGATTTCCCACCATGACCATAGGCTCACATGCCCCCCTCCCCAATCTACGTTGGGGCTACAACTCAATGCAGTTCAATTTCCATTAATAAGATTAAATATTTCAGTGATTGGAATTATGTTACACTCTTTGTGCTAATCAAACACCAGATCAGAAGTGAAAAATGTATGGATAAGAGAACAAGACTGTTAAACTAAACTACTCAAAATTCTATATTACATGCACAAGATTTAAATATGACCCTTGCAATCATAAACACGATTGGTTCCATAGCTTATTGTTTGAAGACTTGATTCAGACATATTTGTAATCCATCTCATTGCACCATTTGATTCTCCTCCTTGTATATTATATGCATAAGAAGGCCATCTTACATCGGTTCCGCACACGCTTTCGACACTCGTTTTGATCATTTTATGTGTTCTTTCAAGAACTATAAGACTCGAAAATGTAGAGAAACTGTTTCCAACAAAGATATCAGCCTGTAAACAAACTTCATAGTCGATAGCAGATTGAATCAGATATGGATACTTGTTATACATTCCCTCAACGCCGAGTTTCTTCTTTTCGTAAGGAAGAATGCGTTCTCCCCAATCTTCCATTATGGAAGAATCGTTGAGGAGTTTATCGGCTACCGCGAGATAAACAACAATCGGAGTTTTtttcaaactgattacaatgttTCTAACTGTTTCCACTATCTCTTTCTTGCTACTGCATATTTGATTTGTGTTCAATCTCTGCTCTAACTTTTTGCAATGAATCATCCAATCGATTTCTATCCTCATGTGAACCGCAACATACGGAAGAGGCTGAAATGAAGACCTATCTGTTGAGAAAAAACAACcgagaaaaataaagaacacaatcaAACACAAGAATATATCGTTGAGAACTGCAAAACCAGAGAAAAAATCACGACTGTTGTTTAATGACAACCAGAGTTCATACTTCATACCTTGTTGTGGTTCCATTGATGCATTGTTTCCGATTTCCCTAATCCTAGAAACAACCCTTTCTGCTTCGTTACGAAACTCATCGATCAAAACCAAGCACTCGAAAACCTTAGCATAGTCATTCAAAGGCCAATGATCATGCCATAAGAAAGGGTTTTTCCCTAAAATTTCAATCACCTCATAGTCATCATAAGAGCCTTTACTATACTCTTTCAATTGTGATAAATCTCTCTCCAATGTCCACTTCCTCCCACTCCCTTTCGTCATTTCAAGCACTCGGGTTCTATTCAAGACACCCGAATACCGACCTAACCGAACAAAACCACTGCAAACCGCATTAAACTTTTCGAATTGGAATAATTTATCGAAAGACATCGGCTGCAATAGATCGATTTCTTTGTAAAATAGGGATGCACTAAAGCTAGGCATCAAAAGGGTTCTATTCAATATTCTAGCAGTAAGACAAGCCCTGGCGAACGCGATTTTCTGGTTGTTTAATCCCCAAACAAGCTGAGGAACTACCAAAAACCTAAACTCCCGAATTCCAAATTCGGAAGAACTCATCGACGGAGAGCGGTATACAAGATTGCTCCATTCAATTCCATCAAAACCAGGGAAAAGAAACACTCTAAGAATCAAAACAGTAACAAGCAAAACCATGCATTTACTAGTTATTGAATTCAGAGTTCCACCAAATAGCTTCAACAATGCCTCCATGCAAGATTCACTTCACCATGCATAGGATCAAGTTATAATTTAAGAACTCACAAACAGAAAAAATCATCAATTATAATGGATCAACAACAGTGCCAAGATCCAATTTTGAAGCCTCACACAATCTGAAAAATCAGCAACAAAAAAAGTCAGAATCAGCATGACCCAGAATAGTATATGGAATTGAAAAGTGAAAAAGATTGAATTTTTATTCTAATATATGGCGATACATTCAATGTTTTTGACTTTATATCATTGCaaatgcatcaaaagaagataaacaaaaatgaagaaaaaatgttGCATGCAGCAATGTTTTTGAAACCAAAACAATGACACACGTGTGAATTAATCTCGGTAACAAACATCATCGATGAGAACATAGTATATATATCCTTATAAGAAACAAGAATTGTGAAAAagtaaaaaagaatgaaaaagtaaTGCATCTTATATGAGAATAAACAATaacgaaagaaaaagaaataaaaaagaaagaaaga is a window encoding:
- the LOC131622435 gene encoding O-fucosyltransferase 23-like, whose amino-acid sequence is MEALLKLFGGTLNSITSKCMVLLVTVLILRVFLFPGFDGIEWSNLVYRSPSMSSSEFGIREFRFLVVPQLVWGLNNQKIAFARACLTARILNRTLLMPSFSASLFYKEIDLLQPMSFDKLFQFEKFNAVCSGFVRLGRYSGVLNRTRVLEMTKGSGRKWTLERDLSQLKEYSKGSYDDYEVIEILGKNPFLWHDHWPLNDYAKVFECLVLIDEFRNEAERVVSRIREIGNNASMEPQQDRSSFQPLPYVAVHMRIEIDWMIHCKKLEQRLNTNQICSSKKEIVETVRNIVISLKKTPIVVYLAVADKLLNDSSIMEDWGERILPYEKKKLGVEGMYNKYPYLIQSAIDYEVCLQADIFVGNSFSTFSSLIVLERTHKMIKTSVESVCGTDVRWPSYAYNIQGGESNGAMRWITNMSESSLQTISYGTNRVYDCKGHI